The Aquidulcibacter paucihalophilus genome has a window encoding:
- the lpxK gene encoding tetraacyldisaccharide 4'-kinase, with translation MKLNTPRWWYTRDARHGAVARTLLKPLSWIWAAATARRIARTEPVDPGISIISVGNLTVGGSGKTPVTREAIRLLHEAGINAHGLSRGYGGSLREPTQVDAAIHTAADVGDEPLMLALGGPTWIAHDRVAGARAAAGAGAQVLVLDDAHQNPTLKKTLSLVVVDGETRGDEWPFGDGSVFPSGPMREKLRHGLARADAVVILLPADAPGADPELVQAFGTLPVLIARLTPAAPPPQGPIVAFAGIAKPWKVERALDAAGAELVDFAPFPDHAAFREDDLRFLADRADRYHARLVTTEKDWFRLTPEWRTRVLSWPVKATFEDEAAFQALLLGAVRAHSAR, from the coding sequence ATGAAGCTCAACACCCCCCGCTGGTGGTACACGCGCGACGCCCGCCACGGCGCGGTCGCCCGCACCCTGCTCAAGCCCCTGTCGTGGATCTGGGCCGCGGCCACCGCCCGCCGCATCGCCCGCACCGAGCCGGTCGATCCGGGCATTTCGATTATCTCGGTCGGCAATCTGACGGTCGGAGGCTCGGGCAAGACCCCTGTCACCCGCGAGGCCATCCGCCTGCTGCACGAGGCCGGCATCAACGCCCACGGCCTGTCGCGCGGCTATGGCGGGTCCCTGCGGGAGCCGACACAGGTCGACGCCGCGATCCACACCGCCGCCGATGTCGGCGACGAGCCCCTGATGCTGGCCCTCGGTGGCCCGACCTGGATCGCCCATGACCGCGTCGCCGGCGCCCGCGCCGCGGCGGGGGCCGGCGCACAGGTTCTGGTCCTCGACGACGCCCACCAGAATCCGACCCTGAAGAAGACTCTCAGCCTCGTCGTCGTGGACGGCGAGACGCGCGGCGACGAATGGCCCTTCGGCGACGGCTCGGTCTTCCCGTCCGGCCCGATGCGCGAAAAGCTGCGCCATGGTCTGGCCCGCGCCGACGCGGTCGTCATCCTGCTGCCCGCCGACGCGCCCGGCGCCGATCCCGAACTGGTCCAGGCCTTCGGCACCCTGCCGGTGCTCATCGCCCGGCTGACCCCCGCCGCGCCGCCGCCCCAGGGGCCCATCGTCGCCTTCGCCGGCATCGCCAAGCCGTGGAAGGTCGAGCGCGCCCTCGACGCCGCCGGCGCCGAACTGGTCGATTTCGCGCCCTTCCCGGACCACGCCGCCTTCCGCGAGGACGACCTGCGCTTCCTCGCCGACCGCGCCGACCGCTATCATGCGCGCCTGGTCACCACCGAAAAGGACTGGTTCCGCCTGACGCCCGAATGGCGGACGCGCGTCCTCTCATGGCCGGTCAAGGCGACGTTCGAGGACGAGGCGGCGTTCCAGGCGCTGTTGCTGGGGGCGGTCCGGGCTCACTCCGCCCGGTAG
- a CDS encoding ABC transporter ATP-binding protein: MTPPIPAADEKEPLRPLLGRIWRDYLSHHRTPLFLSILCAAVVGVMAATVLQLLEPAIDGLFLGKAVTIWGVFTVPAGRALVWIPVIIVGAGLIWTAAALGQAALVNRLGHGIVGDIQVRLFGAMIRADLARLRSQHSGGFVSSVLFDANLVREAFTNGVVNYTQHALTLIAVIGYMAWTDWRLTTIVLLGAPVIAFVMSRFGKRMRKATTGAMVETSNLSTALMENLDGVRLIKIENREAAEQDRVGEVVARRQRHVIKSADSRAFAGPFSNLVAMIVVAAVMAYAGWRAQDGTMSVGSFAAYIGLLMAAGQSLRQVTNLQTVMSEGLTAARRLFSALDIEPEIREAPDAAPLADGPITVALERVSFAYAPAAEGGAPTLSDVSLSVAPGETVALVGPSGGGKSTILSLLPRFYDVTAGAVTVNGRDIRELKLHDLRSKIALVTQEPFLFDDTLAANIAYGRPGATAEDIVVAARAAAAHDFISALPEGYETRAGEAGLRLSGGQRQRIAIARAFLKDAPILLLDEATSALDTESEALVQAALERLMQGRATLMIAHRLSTVRNADRIHVIEAGRVVETGSHAELVKLGGLYSRLARQQSLDGDPVTAVI; this comes from the coding sequence ATGACGCCGCCGATCCCTGCCGCTGACGAGAAAGAGCCCCTGCGCCCGCTGCTGGGCCGCATCTGGCGCGACTATCTCTCGCACCACCGGACGCCGCTGTTCCTGTCGATCCTGTGCGCCGCCGTCGTCGGCGTCATGGCGGCCACTGTCCTGCAGTTGCTCGAGCCCGCAATCGACGGCCTGTTCCTCGGCAAGGCCGTGACCATCTGGGGCGTGTTCACCGTGCCGGCGGGCCGGGCGCTGGTCTGGATCCCCGTCATCATCGTCGGCGCGGGCCTGATCTGGACCGCCGCCGCCCTCGGCCAGGCCGCCCTCGTCAACCGCCTCGGCCACGGCATCGTCGGCGACATCCAGGTCCGGCTGTTCGGGGCCATGATCCGCGCCGACCTCGCCCGCCTTCGCAGCCAGCATTCCGGCGGCTTCGTCTCCTCGGTCCTGTTTGACGCCAATCTGGTGCGCGAGGCCTTCACCAACGGCGTGGTCAACTACACCCAGCACGCCCTGACCCTCATTGCGGTCATCGGCTACATGGCCTGGACCGACTGGCGGCTGACCACGATCGTCCTGCTGGGCGCGCCGGTCATCGCCTTCGTCATGAGCCGCTTCGGCAAGCGGATGCGCAAGGCCACCACCGGTGCCATGGTCGAGACCTCCAACCTCTCCACCGCCCTGATGGAGAACCTCGACGGCGTCCGCCTGATCAAGATCGAGAACCGCGAGGCCGCCGAGCAGGACCGCGTCGGCGAGGTCGTCGCCCGCCGCCAGCGCCACGTCATCAAGAGCGCCGACAGCCGCGCCTTCGCCGGCCCCTTCTCCAATCTGGTGGCCATGATCGTGGTCGCCGCCGTCATGGCCTACGCCGGCTGGCGGGCCCAGGACGGGACGATGAGCGTCGGTTCCTTCGCCGCCTACATCGGTCTGCTGATGGCCGCCGGCCAGTCGCTGCGGCAGGTGACCAATCTCCAGACCGTCATGTCCGAGGGGCTGACCGCCGCCCGCCGCCTGTTCTCCGCCCTCGATATCGAGCCCGAGATCCGCGAGGCCCCCGATGCGGCCCCGCTCGCCGACGGTCCGATCACCGTGGCCCTCGAACGCGTCTCCTTCGCCTATGCGCCGGCGGCCGAGGGCGGTGCCCCGACCCTGTCCGACGTGTCCCTGTCGGTCGCGCCCGGCGAGACCGTGGCCCTTGTCGGCCCCTCGGGCGGCGGCAAGAGCACCATCCTCAGCCTGCTGCCGCGCTTCTATGACGTCACCGCCGGCGCCGTGACGGTCAACGGCCGCGATATCCGCGAACTGAAACTCCACGACCTGCGCTCGAAGATCGCCCTGGTGACCCAGGAGCCCTTCCTGTTCGACGACACCCTGGCCGCCAACATCGCCTACGGCCGCCCCGGTGCCACGGCGGAGGACATCGTCGTCGCCGCCCGGGCCGCCGCGGCCCACGACTTCATCTCCGCCCTGCCGGAAGGCTATGAGACCCGCGCCGGCGAGGCGGGCCTGCGCCTGTCCGGCGGCCAGCGCCAGCGGATCGCCATCGCCCGCGCCTTCCTCAAGGACGCCCCCATCCTGCTGCTCGACGAGGCCACCAGCGCCCTCGACACCGAGAGCGAGGCCCTCGTCCAGGCCGCTCTCGAACGCCTGATGCAGGGCCGCGCCACCCTGATGATCGCCCACCGCCTGTCCACCGTCCGCAACGCCGACCGCATCCATGTGATCGAGGCCGGCCGCGTGGTGGAGACCGGCTCCCACGCCGAACTGGTCAAGCTCGGCGGCCTCTATTCGCGGCTGGCCAGACAGCAGTCGCTGGACGGGGATCCCGTCACGGCGGTGATATGA
- a CDS encoding transcriptional regulator: MAPGSFRFGPFLLDPADRRLTRDGAPVELNARYLDALALLVRERGKLVSKDRFLEEVWRGVPVTDEALTQCIRTIRRQLGDAATRPRFIETVPKHGYRFIAPVEPEGAEPPAVAPVAAPTSGPAAAEPWDMALQLGSAGVLGGGIAGVLGGLFYGLGAAQPLPSGMGAGSIVLVLVALTVAVGVIGGAGVGVGIAAARTARGQASAGGIIGGVFGGLVVGAIVKLLGVDAFNLLFGQSPSEMTGAGEGALLGAAIGFGTWLHAGRGLSLRLTAAATALTGAVVGVLIPLFGGRLMGGSLDLLARQFPASRLRLDPIGALFGEADFGPVTQAVTGGIEGALFCGFVVGTIILVQRRFGSDS, translated from the coding sequence ATGGCCCCCGGCAGTTTCCGCTTCGGCCCCTTCCTGCTGGACCCCGCAGACCGCCGCCTGACCCGCGACGGCGCGCCGGTCGAGCTGAACGCCCGCTACCTCGACGCCCTGGCCTTGCTGGTTCGCGAGCGGGGCAAACTGGTCTCCAAGGACCGTTTTCTTGAGGAGGTCTGGCGCGGCGTGCCCGTCACGGATGAGGCCCTCACCCAGTGCATCCGCACGATCCGGCGACAGCTCGGCGATGCGGCAACCCGGCCGCGCTTTATCGAAACCGTGCCCAAGCACGGCTACCGGTTCATTGCCCCTGTCGAACCGGAGGGGGCTGAGCCCCCGGCTGTCGCGCCTGTCGCCGCGCCGACGTCCGGCCCGGCAGCCGCCGAACCGTGGGACATGGCGCTGCAGCTCGGCAGCGCCGGCGTGCTCGGGGGCGGCATCGCCGGCGTACTCGGCGGCCTGTTCTACGGCCTGGGTGCCGCACAGCCCCTGCCGTCGGGCATGGGCGCGGGTTCGATCGTCCTTGTCCTCGTCGCCCTCACCGTCGCCGTGGGCGTGATCGGCGGCGCGGGCGTGGGCGTCGGGATCGCAGCGGCCAGAACCGCCCGGGGCCAAGCCTCTGCCGGCGGCATCATCGGCGGTGTCTTCGGCGGACTGGTCGTCGGCGCGATCGTGAAACTGCTGGGCGTCGACGCCTTCAACCTGCTGTTCGGCCAATCCCCGAGCGAAATGACCGGCGCCGGCGAGGGCGCCCTGCTGGGTGCCGCGATCGGGTTCGGGACCTGGCTCCATGCGGGCCGGGGACTCAGCCTGAGACTCACCGCCGCCGCCACCGCCCTGACCGGCGCGGTCGTCGGGGTCCTGATCCCCCTGTTCGGCGGACGGCTGATGGGCGGCAGCCTCGACCTGCTGGCCCGCCAGTTCCCGGCCTCACGGCTGCGCCTCGACCCGATCGGGGCCCTGTTCGGGGAAGCCGACTTCGGCCCCGTCACCCAGGCCGTCACCGGCGGCATCGAAGGCGCCCTGTTCTGCGGATTTGTCGTCGGGACGATCATTCTGGTGCAGCGCCGTTTCGGCTCCGACTCCTGA
- a CDS encoding lysophospholipid acyltransferase family protein, whose product MRPLRNPVIQGVLASLLAGWMRFCFATIRWTHENEALAEAVWKQGGGALCVFWHSRISLSPASWPLDRAQPVKALVSLSPDGQFLARALALQGIPAVRGSSANKDKAASAKGGSQALRDGLRQLKIGALAITPDGPRGPAGEMAEGLPLLARVSKAPVLFIGLSCNPAIRLNSWDRALLPLPFARGAIVWDVATYPEGAELADVARDWTGRINAVEAAADSITGLEPSR is encoded by the coding sequence ATGAGACCGCTCCGCAACCCCGTCATCCAGGGTGTCCTCGCCTCGCTTCTGGCCGGCTGGATGCGCTTCTGTTTCGCCACCATCCGCTGGACCCATGAGAATGAGGCCCTGGCCGAAGCCGTTTGGAAACAGGGCGGCGGAGCCCTCTGCGTCTTCTGGCATTCGCGCATCAGCCTCAGCCCCGCCTCCTGGCCGCTGGACCGGGCCCAGCCGGTCAAGGCCCTGGTCTCGCTGAGCCCCGACGGCCAGTTCCTCGCCCGAGCCCTCGCCTTGCAGGGCATTCCCGCCGTGCGCGGGTCTTCGGCCAACAAGGACAAGGCGGCCAGCGCCAAGGGCGGATCGCAGGCCCTGCGGGACGGGCTGCGCCAGCTCAAGATCGGTGCCCTCGCCATCACCCCCGATGGTCCGCGCGGGCCTGCGGGCGAGATGGCGGAAGGCCTGCCCCTGCTGGCCAGGGTGTCAAAAGCTCCGGTGCTGTTCATCGGCCTGTCGTGCAACCCCGCCATCCGGCTGAACAGCTGGGACCGCGCCCTGTTGCCCTTGCCCTTCGCCAGGGGTGCCATCGTCTGGGATGTCGCAACCTATCCCGAGGGCGCCGAACTGGCGGACGTCGCGAGGGACTGGACCGGACGGATCAATGCCGTCGAAGCCGCGGCCGACTCCATCACCGGGCTGGAACCCTCCCGTTGA
- a CDS encoding DUF4170 domain-containing protein, translated as MTAETDQLLHIVIGGELRHLDAPVFRDLSKVEFVGAFPNYEEARKAWKARAQATVDNAHMRFFILHAHRMIDPRGDAHSH; from the coding sequence ATGACCGCCGAAACCGACCAGCTTCTCCACATCGTCATCGGCGGCGAGTTGCGCCACCTCGACGCTCCGGTGTTCCGCGACCTGTCCAAGGTCGAGTTCGTCGGTGCCTTCCCCAACTATGAAGAGGCCCGCAAGGCCTGGAAGGCGCGCGCCCAGGCCACGGTCGACAACGCCCACATGCGGTTCTTCATCCTGCACGCCCACCGGATGATCGACCCCCGCGGCGACGCACACAGCCACTGA
- a CDS encoding 3'(2'),5'-bisphosphate nucleotidase CysQ, whose product MTGLAADLDLIRDAAEAAGRLALAERDAGLKVWSKSGGSPVTSADMAVDQLLKDTLLSARPDHGWLSEETTDSADRLANRRIFVVDPIDGTVAYMKGKPWWCIPIAIVEDGRPVAAVIHAPALGETFTATLGGGASLQGQPITASDTTDLDDASVLADARLIEGPHWIEPWPAMRFEKRNAIAYRMALVAAGAFDAAINLSPKWDWDVCAGALIVEEAGGRVTDHHGHAWRFNQADPRQNSLVCSAPALHPLIVRRTAPIPLAPR is encoded by the coding sequence ATGACCGGTCTGGCCGCCGACCTCGACCTTATCCGCGACGCTGCCGAGGCGGCCGGACGGCTGGCGCTCGCCGAGCGCGACGCCGGGCTGAAGGTCTGGTCCAAGTCCGGCGGCTCGCCGGTCACCTCGGCCGACATGGCCGTCGACCAATTGCTCAAGGACACCCTGCTGTCGGCCCGGCCCGACCACGGCTGGCTGTCGGAAGAGACCACGGACAGCGCCGACCGTCTGGCGAACCGCCGCATCTTCGTGGTCGATCCGATCGACGGCACCGTCGCCTATATGAAGGGCAAGCCGTGGTGGTGCATTCCCATCGCCATCGTCGAGGACGGCCGTCCCGTCGCTGCCGTGATCCACGCCCCGGCCCTGGGCGAGACCTTCACCGCCACCCTGGGCGGCGGCGCGTCGTTGCAGGGCCAGCCGATCACCGCCTCTGACACCACCGACCTCGATGACGCCTCCGTCCTGGCCGACGCCCGGTTGATCGAGGGCCCGCACTGGATCGAGCCCTGGCCCGCCATGCGGTTCGAGAAGCGCAACGCCATCGCCTATCGCATGGCGCTGGTCGCCGCCGGGGCCTTCGACGCGGCCATCAACCTGTCGCCGAAATGGGACTGGGACGTCTGCGCCGGGGCCCTGATCGTCGAGGAGGCCGGCGGCCGGGTCACCGATCATCACGGCCACGCCTGGCGCTTCAACCAGGCCGATCCGCGACAGAACAGCCTCGTCTGCAGCGCGCCGGCGCTTCACCCGTTGATCGTACGGCGGACAGCGCCTATTCCGCTGGCGCCCCGCTAG
- a CDS encoding sulfur transferase domain-containing protein has product MARYDLSTPGGRFKARWDYVWKDHAFLRRWFMNGHWLGPDLVRTNQPSPRQLEYWKSKGIKTVINLRGARDEAYYALEKEACERLGLTLIDAPLDSRDAPQKDRVHRARALFRTIDYPVLIHCKSGADRAGMMAVFYRHFHLGEPISVAIEQLSKRYLHHREGLTGVLDYTLEKYLNEVEPTGVSFIDWIDSDAYDPKAIRAEFKAGWWGTILTDKLLRRE; this is encoded by the coding sequence ATGGCGCGTTACGATCTCAGCACCCCGGGCGGCCGGTTCAAGGCGCGGTGGGACTATGTCTGGAAGGATCACGCCTTCCTGCGCCGCTGGTTCATGAACGGCCACTGGCTGGGTCCGGATCTGGTGCGGACCAACCAGCCTTCGCCGCGACAGCTGGAATACTGGAAGTCCAAGGGGATCAAGACGGTCATCAACCTGCGCGGCGCGCGGGACGAGGCCTATTATGCGCTGGAGAAGGAGGCCTGCGAACGGCTGGGCCTGACCCTGATCGACGCGCCGCTGGATTCCCGGGACGCGCCGCAGAAGGACCGGGTGCACCGGGCGCGGGCGTTGTTCCGGACGATCGATTATCCGGTGCTGATCCACTGCAAGTCGGGCGCGGACCGGGCGGGGATGATGGCGGTCTTCTATCGCCACTTCCATCTGGGCGAGCCGATCTCGGTGGCCATCGAACAGCTGTCGAAACGCTACCTGCATCACCGCGAGGGGCTGACGGGCGTGCTGGACTATACGCTGGAGAAATACCTCAACGAGGTCGAGCCGACCGGGGTCAGCTTCATCGACTGGATCGACAGCGATGCCTATGACCCGAAGGCCATCCGGGCCGAGTTCAAGGCCGGCTGGTGGGGCACCATCCTGACCGACAAACTGCTGCGTCGGGAGTAG
- a CDS encoding 3-deoxy-D-manno-octulosonic acid transferase, whose protein sequence is MSPALIAWRLLTRLLEPLAPRLLDARAKQGKEDLERVDERLGHASVARPDGDLVWLHGVSVGETLSLLPVVERLRRARPDLSVLVTSGTLTSAQLLARRLPAGVIHQFAPVDAPGAVAAFLDHWQPSLAVFVESELWPNLILGARGRGVKLVLASARITEKTVDGWRRFPGAAREILSAFDRILPQDETSAARLHSLGARIDGHVNLKLSGEAPPHDAAAFTRLSAAIGDRPVVVAASTHDGEEIALVRALDKLADRLCLILVPRHPARSPEIAAALSRDGYRFALRSQGREPDRDTDLYLADTLGEMGLFLRLADVVVMGGSFSAALEKPPVGGHNPLEPARLGKPAVTGPDMTNWAAVTEALVEADGLAIVEAPWDLPAVIAPLLADNAAARAMGERGRRAAAEAGSGLDRLWETLAPLLPPAPQRGRR, encoded by the coding sequence TTGAGCCCCGCCCTGATCGCCTGGCGCCTGCTGACCCGCCTGCTGGAGCCGCTGGCCCCCCGTCTGCTCGACGCCCGCGCCAAACAGGGCAAGGAAGACCTCGAACGGGTCGACGAACGCCTCGGCCATGCCTCCGTCGCCCGGCCGGATGGCGATCTGGTCTGGCTGCATGGCGTCAGCGTCGGCGAGACCCTGTCCCTGCTGCCCGTGGTCGAGCGCCTGCGCCGCGCCCGGCCCGACCTCTCCGTGCTCGTCACCTCCGGTACCCTGACCTCGGCGCAACTGCTGGCCCGGCGCCTGCCGGCCGGGGTGATCCATCAGTTCGCGCCGGTGGACGCGCCGGGCGCGGTGGCCGCCTTCCTCGACCACTGGCAGCCGTCGCTGGCCGTCTTCGTCGAGAGCGAACTCTGGCCCAATCTGATCCTCGGGGCCCGAGGGCGCGGCGTGAAACTGGTCCTCGCCAGCGCCCGCATCACGGAAAAGACCGTCGACGGCTGGCGTCGTTTCCCCGGCGCGGCGCGGGAAATCCTGTCCGCCTTCGATCGCATCCTGCCACAGGACGAGACCTCGGCTGCCCGGCTGCACAGCCTCGGGGCCCGGATCGACGGCCATGTGAATCTCAAACTCTCCGGCGAGGCGCCGCCGCACGACGCCGCCGCCTTCACCCGCCTCAGCGCCGCCATCGGCGACCGCCCCGTGGTCGTCGCCGCCAGCACCCATGACGGCGAGGAGATCGCCCTCGTCCGCGCCCTCGACAAACTGGCCGACCGGCTGTGCCTGATCCTCGTGCCGCGTCACCCGGCCCGCAGCCCGGAGATCGCCGCCGCCCTGTCCCGTGACGGCTACCGCTTTGCCCTGCGGTCCCAGGGCCGCGAGCCCGACCGCGACACTGACCTCTATCTGGCCGACACCCTCGGCGAGATGGGCCTGTTCCTGCGCCTCGCCGACGTCGTGGTGATGGGCGGATCCTTCTCCGCCGCCCTCGAAAAGCCCCCCGTCGGCGGCCACAATCCGCTCGAGCCCGCCCGCCTCGGCAAGCCGGCTGTTACGGGCCCCGACATGACCAACTGGGCCGCGGTCACCGAAGCCCTGGTAGAGGCCGACGGTCTGGCGATCGTGGAAGCGCCGTGGGACCTGCCCGCCGTCATCGCGCCCCTGCTCGCCGACAATGCCGCCGCCAGGGCCATGGGCGAGCGCGGCCGCCGCGCCGCGGCCGAGGCCGGCTCGGGGCTCGACCGGCTTTGGGAAACGCTCGCGCCCCTGCTGCCCCCCGCTCCGCAGCGAGGCCGCCGATGA
- a CDS encoding MAPEG family protein, with protein sequence MFETMTPVQAAALWSGLLLLLMLLLSVRVVLNRRKHKVLLGDGAASQITLAGRVFGNAAEYVPVGVGALALLAMLGMPAMAVHAVGTVLLAGRLIHAVSLSDKKPTFGRVLGMALTYLALFTAGGMLVVHAFV encoded by the coding sequence ATGTTCGAGACGATGACACCGGTTCAGGCCGCCGCCCTGTGGAGCGGCCTGCTGCTCCTGCTGATGCTGCTGCTTTCGGTGCGGGTCGTCCTGAACCGGAGGAAGCACAAGGTGTTGCTGGGCGACGGAGCCGCGTCGCAGATCACGCTGGCGGGCCGGGTCTTCGGCAATGCCGCGGAATATGTTCCGGTCGGCGTCGGCGCTCTCGCCTTGCTGGCCATGCTGGGCATGCCGGCCATGGCCGTGCACGCCGTCGGCACTGTCCTCCTTGCGGGCCGTCTGATCCACGCCGTCAGCCTGAGTGACAAGAAGCCGACCTTTGGTCGGGTTCTCGGTATGGCCCTGACCTATCTCGCCCTGTTCACCGCCGGCGGGATGCTGGTGGTCCACGCCTTCGTCTGA
- a CDS encoding metallopeptidase TldD-related protein: MPDRTASAASPDILPDLVAAALRAGADAAEAVSAERASLSVGVRNGALEEVEREESRDLGLRVFIGRRQATVSASDLSDATRTRLVERAVAMARLAPEDPYAGLAPQDRLARGPFADLDLFDPSERSAAQLEAMAAETEAVALAVPGVAKSEGGHASASSSRWRLVTSHGFDGAYHGSAFSLGVGVIAEKDGAMERGGEHRAVRHLSDLPSAASIGDYAGRRAVARTGPRKIDSTTAPVIFENRIATQVISPILGAISGPSIARGTSFLKDRLGQRILPAGVDLIDDPFRVRGLGSTPFDDEGVAVSRQSIVQDGILTTWLLNSAAAAQLGLASTGHASRGLAGPPGVSTHNLHLEPGERDLAGLMADAGTGLLVTSMFGPSLNANNGDWSAGVSGFWFENGEIVWPVSGVTVAGNLADLWTRLERGSDLEFRSSFNSPSLMFDGVAIAGK, translated from the coding sequence ATGCCTGACCGTACCGCGTCCGCCGCCTCCCCCGACATCCTGCCCGATCTGGTCGCCGCCGCCCTGAGGGCCGGTGCCGACGCCGCCGAGGCTGTTTCAGCCGAGCGCGCCTCCCTGTCCGTGGGCGTCCGCAACGGCGCGCTCGAGGAGGTCGAGCGCGAGGAGAGCCGCGACCTCGGCCTGCGCGTCTTCATCGGCCGGCGTCAGGCCACCGTCTCGGCCTCGGACCTGTCCGACGCCACCCGTACCAGACTGGTCGAGCGCGCCGTGGCCATGGCCCGGCTGGCACCCGAGGACCCGTACGCCGGCCTCGCCCCGCAGGACCGGCTCGCCCGCGGTCCCTTCGCCGACCTCGACCTGTTCGACCCCTCAGAGCGCAGCGCCGCACAGCTCGAGGCCATGGCGGCCGAGACCGAAGCCGTCGCCTTGGCCGTGCCCGGCGTCGCCAAATCCGAAGGCGGCCACGCCTCGGCCTCTTCCAGCCGCTGGCGGCTGGTCACCTCGCACGGCTTCGACGGTGCCTATCATGGCTCGGCCTTCTCGCTCGGCGTCGGCGTCATCGCCGAGAAGGACGGGGCCATGGAACGCGGCGGCGAGCATCGCGCCGTCCGCCACCTGTCCGACCTGCCGTCCGCCGCCTCCATCGGCGACTACGCCGGCCGTCGCGCCGTGGCCCGCACTGGGCCGCGCAAGATCGACTCGACCACCGCCCCGGTGATCTTCGAGAACCGCATAGCCACCCAGGTCATCTCGCCCATCCTCGGTGCCATCTCCGGCCCCTCGATCGCCCGCGGCACCTCCTTCCTCAAGGACCGGCTCGGCCAGCGCATCCTGCCGGCCGGCGTCGACCTGATCGACGATCCTTTCCGGGTCCGCGGTCTCGGCTCGACGCCGTTCGACGACGAGGGCGTGGCGGTGTCGCGCCAGTCGATCGTGCAGGACGGCATCCTGACCACCTGGCTGCTCAACAGCGCCGCCGCCGCCCAGCTGGGTCTCGCCTCGACCGGCCACGCCTCGCGCGGTCTCGCAGGCCCGCCCGGGGTCTCGACCCACAACCTGCATCTGGAACCCGGCGAGCGCGATCTGGCCGGGCTGATGGCCGACGCCGGCACCGGCCTTCTGGTCACCTCCATGTTCGGCCCCTCGCTGAACGCCAACAACGGCGACTGGTCCGCCGGGGTCTCCGGCTTCTGGTTCGAGAACGGCGAGATCGTCTGGCCGGTCAGCGGCGTCACCGTCGCGGGCAATCTGGCCGACCTCTGGACCCGGCTGGAGCGCGGTTCGGACCTTGAGTTCCGCAGCAGTTTCAACAGCCCGTCGCTGATGTTCGACGGCGTCGCCATCGCCGGCAAATGA